In Drosophila willistoni isolate 14030-0811.24 chromosome XR unlocalized genomic scaffold, UCI_dwil_1.1 Seg144, whole genome shotgun sequence, one DNA window encodes the following:
- the LOC6639176 gene encoding uncharacterized protein LOC6639176 isoform X1 translates to MSATLFEMAEDQQLVMEQEQLVSCLASMELTEVITPSGNNCDGSDSGLDVATSSSCCLSRVTLQRGLSSTSGGYTSSNGLEEIYDSCELKVETTTPNRRPNGGGGGGGTVKKKVAMFEPDSDQKTATTTTTPTGKTNRQETERNNRMAAQLKRAASLPRNSPAAPMTPLTPRDKSTSRLTTTSSFRVPSSSLTPSRMARPQKPDTLPSALNRAQSVQRLTQVQRTPSLSRARTPGTPSDNDNRWPANRGSSARRGMSVTPDVMVNSRGGGGAGAGAGKGRNSPAPGGTLPRRRKQQSVEDLTGGLGGRLSRSNSISRAGAIDARMSASVMVVPTTSARRSLAPVTAKVNSLRRPQQQLQPRTRIYHETSVQTALTSDDLDLVLGGGLLQTRSVEAVEQKDQCTQAEPDQRDFDIEQLRQEVRQLSGKLQREREEKLAMQQELHLNTERVMGMLELARVVSASAGTPTSEDSNDGHDSLLMLESQIQMSGHELFERQQEIGQLRAMCRALQMEMRRSLATQQLLLQEKAAIELESSELQDFLQHEKAAQCDALRELEVEHQAVKAQLANREEEAKVLRDECRHLVRLNEQRRQENRLLQTKYAALETKSRELIHQQNASVAGASTALAGLHSRLDGLVEQLVYSYSISEQDLEDIRFQTESLAVENEQVQRPNGLDLPLNSATTGATLMLASDGSLSPQRNQSFIAAVIGAIRQATTHSGKRLSLRQAGKRQGGTAGTSQTMTTLTNSHDLNQHNGNGDNSDSTEMLDSETEPCLLMMDNVLEDVIQPDSHSHNMVSSCTGMISQIELPTELMSQSSHLHNGGGGGGVGAGDDSLQQLSQAITNRQQMELHINKFNGLAMNQRDQCNTEDLSCHDSLAELPSLMEYSTAQAVVDQVIEVDTLVTKLLKVLRLVQLDNDNCIQQLIVDKNKLQQHKEDMLEKLKDLEDVNLKLQDELMDATQELMIKGNDLSTAKSEMQRHRNEIDRLNEDICTLSTLCSSYKKLSPTTEFPPMHLLSPQQKEPDQGDIMGILNLLKMWQTGGQLNDKRISKYLQQIRGSQELTSQPQNNVERLRIYANQLENVTRILNDNDLPETLHQLRQDMEIVRLNANWSQLLEPDHNDNANTMNGNGNPPNLDADVNVDVVSSSKSSSQLP, encoded by the exons ATGTCCGCAACTCTGTTCGAGATGGCTGAGGATCAACAATTGGTTATGGAACAGGAGCAATTGGTCTCTTGTTTGGCATCGATGGAGCTAACCGAGGTCATTACCCCGTCAGGCAACAATTGTGATGGCAGTGACAGTGGCTTGGATGTGGCCACCAGCAGCAGTTGTTGCCTCTCCCGTGTCACACTGCAGCGTGGTCTGAGTAGCACCAGTGGTGGTTACACCAGTAGCAATGGCCTCGAGGAAATCTACGACAGTTGTGAACTGAAAGTGGAGACCACCACACCAAACAGACGTCCAAacggcggtggtggtggtggtggcacTGTGAAAAAGAAGGTCGCCATGTTCGAACCAGATTCAGATCAGaagacagcaacaacaacaaccacgcCAACGGGAAAAACGAATAGACAAGAAACGGAACGTAATAACCGTATGGCTGCCCAATTGAAGAGGGCAGCCAGTTTGCCCAGGAACAGTCCGGCAGCTCCAATGACACCGCTCACACCGAGAGACAAATCGACATCAAGGCTAACGACAACGTCCTCGTTTCGTGTGCCCAGCTCCTCGTTGACTCCATCGCGTATGGCACGCCCACAGAAACCAGATACTTTGCCAAGTGCATTGAATCGCGCCCAATCAGTGCAGCGTTTGACACAAGTGCAGAGAACCCCGTCCCTGAGTCGGGCTAGAACACCGGGAACCCCCTCCGATAATGATAATCGCTGGCCGGCCAATCGTGGGTCGTCGGCTCGTCGGGGCATGTCAGTGACACCAGATGTAATGGTCAATAGTCGCGGGGGCGGTGGAGCCGGAGCCGGCGCCGGTAAGGGCAGAAATAGTCCAGCTCCGGGTGGTACACTACCGCGACGACGTAAACAGCAGTCGGTTGAAGATTTAACTGGCGGACTAGGAGGTCGTTTGTCGCGCAGCAACTCCATAAGTCGAGCGGGTGCCATAGATGCGCGGATGAGTGCATCGGTTATGGTAGTGCCTACCACTTCTGCCAGAAGAAGTTTGGCTCCAGTCACCGCCAAGGTGAACTCATTGCGACGTCCCCAACAGCAGCTACAGCCCAGAACTCGGATCTATCACGAGACATCGGTACAAACGGCCTTAACAAGCGACGATTTGGACTTGGTTTTGGGTGGAGGTCTTCTACAAACTCGTTCTGTCGAGGCTGTCGAGCAAAAAGATCAATGTACCCAGGCTGAACCAGATCAACGGGATTTCGATATCGAACAGCTGCGTCAAGAAGTTCGACAATTGAGTGGCAAACTGCAGCGTGAGAGGGAAGAGAAGCTGGCCATGCAGCAGGAATTGCATTTGAATACCGAACGTGTGATGGGCATGTTGGAATTGGCTAGAGTAGTCAGCGCCAGTGCCGGAACACCCACGTCCGAGGACAGTAACGATGGCCATGATAGCCTCCTGATGTTGGAATCCCAAATTCAGATGAGCGGACACGAGTTATTCGAACGGCAACAGGAAATTGGCCAACTGAGAGCCATGTGTCGAGCCCTGCAAATGGAAATGCGTCGCTCCTTGGCCACACAGCAGCTCCTGTTGCAGGAGAAGGCTGCCATTGAATTGGAATCGAGTGAATTGCAAGATTTCCTACAGCATGAGAAGGCTGCCCAATGTGATGCTCTACGTGAACTGGAGGTGGAACATCAGGCAGTGAAGGCCCAGTTGGCCAATCGGGAGGAAGAGGCCAAGGTATTGCGTGATGAATGCCGCCATTTGGTGCGTCTCAATGAGCAGAGGCGCCAGGAGAATCGTTTACTTCAAACCAAATACGCCGCCTTGGAGACCAAATCAAGGGAATTGATCCATCAACAGAATGCCTCAGTTGCTGGGGCTTCCACAGCATTGGCTGGCCTGCACTCACGTCTGGATGGCCTTGTCGAGCAGCTGGTCTACTCCTATAGCATTTCCGAACAAGATCTAGAG GACATACGTTTCCAGACAGAATCGTTGGCTGTCGAAAACGAACAAGTTCAACGACCCAATGGTTTGGATCTGCCATTAAATTCGGCCACAACTGGTGCCACCTTAATGCTGGCCAGTGACGGTTCGTTGTCACCACAACGCAATCAATCCTTTATAGCCGCTGTCATCGGAGCCATACGTCAGGCGACCACCCATTCGGGTAAACGTCTCTCGCTGCGACAGGCTGGCAAACGTCAAGGTGGAACAGCTGGAACGTCACAGACTATGACCACATTGACCAACAGCCACGATCTAAACCAACACAATGGCAATGGTG ATAATTCCGATTCAACTGAGATGTTGGACTCGGAGACAGAACCTTGCCTGTTGATGATGGACAATGTATTGGAGGATGTTATTCAACCAGATTCACATTCACATAATATGGTATCCTCTTGCACGGGCATGATCTCTCAAATTGAATTGCCCACAGAACTGATGAGTCAAAGTAGTCATCTCCATAATGGAGGAGGCGGAGGAGGGGTGGGTGCAGGAGATGATTCACTGCAACAACTGTCCCAGGCCATAACGAATCGCCAGCAAATGGAAttgcatataaataaattcaatggACTAGCCATGAA CCAACGAGATCAATGTAACACAGAGGATCTAAGCTGTCATGACTCTTTGGCCGAGTTGCCATCCCTGATGGAATATAGCACAGCTCAGGCAGTTGTGGATCAGGTCATAGAGGTGGACACTCTGGTAACCAAGTTGCTCAAGGTTTTGAGACTGGTTCAGTTGGATAACGACAATTGTATACAACAATTGATTGTAGATAA AAACAAACTACAACAGCATAAGGAAGATATGCTGGAGAAGCTCAAAGACTTGGAGGATGTTAATCTCAAGTTGCAAGATGAGCTTATGGATGCCACACAAGAGCTAATGATCAAGGGCAATGATCTTAGTACAGCAAAATCAGAAATGCAACGTCATCGCAATGAGATCGAT CGTCTCAATGAGGACATCTGCACATTGAGCACTCTATGCAGCAGCTATAAGAAATTATCACCCACAACGGAATTCCCTCCCATGCACTTGCTGTCGCCGCAACAAAAGGAACCCGACCAGGGTGACATAATGGGTATATTGAATCTATTGAAAATGTGGCAAACTGGTGGCCAACTAAACGACAAACGTATCAGTAAATATCTACAACAGATTCGTGGAAGCCAAGAG TTGACATCTCAGCCGCAAAATAATGTGGAACGTTTACGCATCTATGCCAATCAATTGGAGAACGTTACCCGTATTCTAAATGACAATGATTTGCCCGAGACACTGCATCAACTCAGACAGGATATGGAAATTGTTCGCCTCAATGCCAATTGGTCACAATTGCTGGAACCCGATCACAATGACAATGCCAATACAAtgaatggcaatggcaatccTCCTAATCTCGATGCCGATGTCAATGTCGATGTGGTTTCATCATCAAAATCATCATCACAGTTGCCTTGA
- the LOC6639176 gene encoding uncharacterized protein LOC6639176 isoform X2 produces the protein MSATLFEMAEDQQLVMEQEQLVSCLASMELTEVITPSGNNCDGSDSGLDVATSSSCCLSRVTLQRGLSSTSGGYTSSNGLEEIYDSCELKVETTTPNRRPNGGGGGGGTVKKKVAMFEPDSDQKTATTTTTPTGKTNRQETERNNRMAAQLKRAASLPRNSPAAPMTPLTPRDKSTSRLTTTSSFRVPSSSLTPSRMARPQKPDTLPSALNRAQSVQRLTQVQRTPSLSRARTPGTPSDNDNRWPANRGSSARRGMSVTPDVMVNSRGGGGAGAGAGKGRNSPAPGGTLPRRRKQQSVEDLTGGLGGRLSRSNSISRAGAIDARMSASVMVVPTTSARRSLAPVTAKVNSLRRPQQQLQPRTRIYHETSVQTALTSDDLDLVLGGGLLQTRSVEAVEQKDQCTQAEPDQRDFDIEQLRQEVRQLSGKLQREREEKLAMQQELHLNTERVMGMLELARVVSASAGTPTSEDSNDGHDSLLMLESQIQMSGHELFERQQEIGQLRAMCRALQMEMRRSLATQQLLLQEKAAIELESSELQDFLQHEKAAQCDALRELEVEHQAVKAQLANREEEAKVLRDECRHLVRLNEQRRQENRLLQTKYAALETKSRELIHQQNASVAGASTALAGLHSRLDGLVEQLVYSYSISEQDLEDIRFQTESLAVENEQVQRPNGLDLPLNSATTGATLMLASDGSLSPQRNQSFIAAVIGAIRQATTHSGKRLSLRQAGKRQGGTAGTSQTMTTLTNSHDLNQHNGNGDNSDSTEMLDSETEPCLLMMDNVLEDVIQPDSHSHNMVSSCTGMISQIELPTELMSQSSHLHNGGGGGGVGAGDDSLQQLSQAITNRQQMELHINKFNGLAMNQRDQCNTEDLSCHDSLAELPSLMEYSTAQAVVDQVIEVDTLVTKLLKVLRLVQLDNDNCIQQLIVDKNKLQQHKEDMLEKLKDLEDVNLKLQDELMDATQELMIKGNDLSTAKSEMQRHRNEIDSQITYKKALFRLK, from the exons ATGTCCGCAACTCTGTTCGAGATGGCTGAGGATCAACAATTGGTTATGGAACAGGAGCAATTGGTCTCTTGTTTGGCATCGATGGAGCTAACCGAGGTCATTACCCCGTCAGGCAACAATTGTGATGGCAGTGACAGTGGCTTGGATGTGGCCACCAGCAGCAGTTGTTGCCTCTCCCGTGTCACACTGCAGCGTGGTCTGAGTAGCACCAGTGGTGGTTACACCAGTAGCAATGGCCTCGAGGAAATCTACGACAGTTGTGAACTGAAAGTGGAGACCACCACACCAAACAGACGTCCAAacggcggtggtggtggtggtggcacTGTGAAAAAGAAGGTCGCCATGTTCGAACCAGATTCAGATCAGaagacagcaacaacaacaaccacgcCAACGGGAAAAACGAATAGACAAGAAACGGAACGTAATAACCGTATGGCTGCCCAATTGAAGAGGGCAGCCAGTTTGCCCAGGAACAGTCCGGCAGCTCCAATGACACCGCTCACACCGAGAGACAAATCGACATCAAGGCTAACGACAACGTCCTCGTTTCGTGTGCCCAGCTCCTCGTTGACTCCATCGCGTATGGCACGCCCACAGAAACCAGATACTTTGCCAAGTGCATTGAATCGCGCCCAATCAGTGCAGCGTTTGACACAAGTGCAGAGAACCCCGTCCCTGAGTCGGGCTAGAACACCGGGAACCCCCTCCGATAATGATAATCGCTGGCCGGCCAATCGTGGGTCGTCGGCTCGTCGGGGCATGTCAGTGACACCAGATGTAATGGTCAATAGTCGCGGGGGCGGTGGAGCCGGAGCCGGCGCCGGTAAGGGCAGAAATAGTCCAGCTCCGGGTGGTACACTACCGCGACGACGTAAACAGCAGTCGGTTGAAGATTTAACTGGCGGACTAGGAGGTCGTTTGTCGCGCAGCAACTCCATAAGTCGAGCGGGTGCCATAGATGCGCGGATGAGTGCATCGGTTATGGTAGTGCCTACCACTTCTGCCAGAAGAAGTTTGGCTCCAGTCACCGCCAAGGTGAACTCATTGCGACGTCCCCAACAGCAGCTACAGCCCAGAACTCGGATCTATCACGAGACATCGGTACAAACGGCCTTAACAAGCGACGATTTGGACTTGGTTTTGGGTGGAGGTCTTCTACAAACTCGTTCTGTCGAGGCTGTCGAGCAAAAAGATCAATGTACCCAGGCTGAACCAGATCAACGGGATTTCGATATCGAACAGCTGCGTCAAGAAGTTCGACAATTGAGTGGCAAACTGCAGCGTGAGAGGGAAGAGAAGCTGGCCATGCAGCAGGAATTGCATTTGAATACCGAACGTGTGATGGGCATGTTGGAATTGGCTAGAGTAGTCAGCGCCAGTGCCGGAACACCCACGTCCGAGGACAGTAACGATGGCCATGATAGCCTCCTGATGTTGGAATCCCAAATTCAGATGAGCGGACACGAGTTATTCGAACGGCAACAGGAAATTGGCCAACTGAGAGCCATGTGTCGAGCCCTGCAAATGGAAATGCGTCGCTCCTTGGCCACACAGCAGCTCCTGTTGCAGGAGAAGGCTGCCATTGAATTGGAATCGAGTGAATTGCAAGATTTCCTACAGCATGAGAAGGCTGCCCAATGTGATGCTCTACGTGAACTGGAGGTGGAACATCAGGCAGTGAAGGCCCAGTTGGCCAATCGGGAGGAAGAGGCCAAGGTATTGCGTGATGAATGCCGCCATTTGGTGCGTCTCAATGAGCAGAGGCGCCAGGAGAATCGTTTACTTCAAACCAAATACGCCGCCTTGGAGACCAAATCAAGGGAATTGATCCATCAACAGAATGCCTCAGTTGCTGGGGCTTCCACAGCATTGGCTGGCCTGCACTCACGTCTGGATGGCCTTGTCGAGCAGCTGGTCTACTCCTATAGCATTTCCGAACAAGATCTAGAG GACATACGTTTCCAGACAGAATCGTTGGCTGTCGAAAACGAACAAGTTCAACGACCCAATGGTTTGGATCTGCCATTAAATTCGGCCACAACTGGTGCCACCTTAATGCTGGCCAGTGACGGTTCGTTGTCACCACAACGCAATCAATCCTTTATAGCCGCTGTCATCGGAGCCATACGTCAGGCGACCACCCATTCGGGTAAACGTCTCTCGCTGCGACAGGCTGGCAAACGTCAAGGTGGAACAGCTGGAACGTCACAGACTATGACCACATTGACCAACAGCCACGATCTAAACCAACACAATGGCAATGGTG ATAATTCCGATTCAACTGAGATGTTGGACTCGGAGACAGAACCTTGCCTGTTGATGATGGACAATGTATTGGAGGATGTTATTCAACCAGATTCACATTCACATAATATGGTATCCTCTTGCACGGGCATGATCTCTCAAATTGAATTGCCCACAGAACTGATGAGTCAAAGTAGTCATCTCCATAATGGAGGAGGCGGAGGAGGGGTGGGTGCAGGAGATGATTCACTGCAACAACTGTCCCAGGCCATAACGAATCGCCAGCAAATGGAAttgcatataaataaattcaatggACTAGCCATGAA CCAACGAGATCAATGTAACACAGAGGATCTAAGCTGTCATGACTCTTTGGCCGAGTTGCCATCCCTGATGGAATATAGCACAGCTCAGGCAGTTGTGGATCAGGTCATAGAGGTGGACACTCTGGTAACCAAGTTGCTCAAGGTTTTGAGACTGGTTCAGTTGGATAACGACAATTGTATACAACAATTGATTGTAGATAA AAACAAACTACAACAGCATAAGGAAGATATGCTGGAGAAGCTCAAAGACTTGGAGGATGTTAATCTCAAGTTGCAAGATGAGCTTATGGATGCCACACAAGAGCTAATGATCAAGGGCAATGATCTTAGTACAGCAAAATCAGAAATGCAACGTCATCGCAATGAGATCGAT tCACAAATCACGTATAAAAAAGCACTATTTCGTTTAAAATGa